In Bradyrhizobium paxllaeri, the genomic stretch GATGTCCTCGTTGAGCGCGCGCGCCGAGCATCCGATCATCAGCGAGGACGGATAGGGCCATGGCTGCGTCATGTAATAGTTGACGTCGGTGCAGCGGATGCCGGATTCCTCGAAAATCTCGCGACAGACCGCGTCTTCGATGGTCTCGGCCGCTTCGACGAAGCCTGCCAGACACGACCACATCCCGGACATGAACTGCTTCTGCCGGCCGAGCAGGCATCGATCGCCGTGCGTGACCAGCATGATCACAACCGGATCGGTGCGGGGGAAATGCTCGGCCTTGCAGCTCGGGCACTCGCGCTTCCAGCCGCCTTCCTTCATTGCGGTGCGTGTACCGCAATTGGCGCAATAGCCGTGGCGCTGGTGCCAGGTCACCATCGATTTAGCCATCGCGATGGCGGAGAGCTGTTCCAGCGGGACGGCGCCCTGCATCGCCATGCCGCGCAGCTCCGTCACGGCGACGTCGTCGCGTCCGATCAGTTTTTCAACGGCCGCGGCCGAAATGCCCATGCCGAAAATGGGCGCGTTGTCGCGCAGGCCCAGAAAGATCGTGCCGGGATTGGCGCCGAGCTTCACCGCCTCTTCGACGCCGAGCAGCACGCGCGGCCCATCCGCCTCCTGCCGCACCAGAAGCGAGTCGCGGTAGATCACATAGGCGCCGGCGTTGCGCTGGCTCTCCATCGCAAACAGTTTTTCGTCATTGCCGCGCAGATGCGCGGCGCGATCGAGGATATTGGTAACGAAAGCAGGCTTCCCGAGCGGATACTTGTCGAATGCGGACATCTGTTCAACCCAACCAGATCTTGCGGCGAAGCGCGTTGATGAAATTCTGTACTTCCTCGGCGTCATGCGCCAGCGGCGGCATCACGCCCCAGACCGGGCGCGGCCAGGCCGCGTCGCTGGTGCGCCGCGCGATGACGTGGACATGCAGCTGCGGCACCAGATTGCCGAGGGCTGCGACATTGAGCTTGTCGCATTTGGTGACTTCTTTCAGCGCTCGCGACACCCGGGATATTTCGGTCATCAGCTGTGCCTGCGCGACGTCGTCGAGGTCGATGATTTCGACCGCGCTTGCCCTGCGCGGCACCAGCAGCAGCCACGGGTAATGCGCGTCCTTGATCACCAGCACCTTGCACAGCGGCAGGTCGCCGATGTCGATCGTGTCCTTTTTGAGCTGTGAGTGCAGCGTCCAGGCGTCTGAGGGCATGCATATTTCCTCGTCATGGCCGGGCTTGTCCCGGCCATCCACGTTTTTTTGCGCGCCGCTGAGGAAGCAAGACGTGGATGGCCGGGTCAAGCCCGGTCACGCCCGGCCATGACGAAATGGGGGTGTTCCGGCGCATGGCACCCGTCAACCCCGCTTGCTTTCCGGCCCTTTTGGCCCCAAATAGGGACCGGGAGATTGGCGGTGGACGAGCCACTCGCCAACCGGGTCAGGTCCGGAAGGAAGCAGCCCTAACGAGGTCCGGATCGGGTCGCTCGTCAGTCTCCTACCTGTTTTTCGAGCGAATCGCGCAGGAAAGCGGCTAGTCCCCGCCATGCGCGCGGTTTCGCGCCTATCCGCAAGCCGGCCCCGAGAGACAATCAATTGCGGATCGACCGATGAGTGATGCTGGCGCTCCCCCCGATAAATCAGACGGCGCTGGCCAGGGCGGTTTCGCGCTCGGCGGCGGCGAGGCCGCCAAGCCCTACCGGGTGCTGGCGCGAAAATACCGTCCCTCCAGTTTTGACGACCTGATCGGCCAGGAGGCGATGGTCCGCACCGTTTCGAATGCGTTCGAAACCGGGCGTATTCCGCAAGCCTGGATCCTGACCGGCGTCCGCGGAGTCGGCAAAACCACGACGGCGCGGATTCTCGCCCGTGCGCTCAACTACGAAAAGCCCGATGGTTCGGTGAGGGGGCCGACTATCCACATGCCGGACCTCGGCGTGCATTGCCAGGCGATCATGGAAAGCCGGCATATGGACGTGCTGGAGATGGACGCGGCGTCCCATACCGGCGTCGACGACGTCCGCCAGATCAATGACAGCGTGCGCTATGCCCCGGCGAGCGCCCGCTACAAGGTCTACATCATCGACGAAGTCCACATGCTGTCGACGGCGGCCTTCAACGCCTTCCTGAAGACGCTGGAAGAGCCGCCCGAGCACGCCAAATTCGTGTTCGCGACCACCGAAATCCGCAAAGTCCCGGTCACCGTGCTGTCGCGCTGCCAGCGTTTCGACCTGCGCAGGGTCGAAGCCGACGTGCTGATGGGGCACCTTTCCAACATTGCGACCAAGGAAGGCGTCGAGGTCGAGCCGGAGACGCTCGGCATTATCGCCCGCGCCGCGGAAGGCTCGGTGCGCGATTCGCTGTCCCTGTTCGACCAGGCGATTGCCCATGCGGCGGGCACCGTGCGCGCCGACGCGGTGCGGCAGATGCTGGGCCTTGCCGACCGCACCCGGGTGATCGACCTGTTCGAGCATCTGGCGCGCGGCGACATCGCCAGCGCCTTCGGTGAATTCCGTTCGCAATACGACGTCGGCGCCGATCCGGTCGTGGTGCTGTCGGACCTCGCCGAATTCGTCAATTTCGTCACCCGCGTGAAGATCGTGCCCGCCACCGCCGACAATGTCGCGTTCGGCGAGACCGAGCGCGTCCGCGCCCGGGAGTTTGCCGCAAAACTGTCGATGCGGGTGCTGTCGCGGATGTGGCAGATGCTGCTCAAGGGCATCACCGAGGTCCAGACCGCGACGCGGCCGGCGGCAGCGGCCGAAATGGTGCTGGTCCGCATCGCCTATGTCGCCGACCTGCCGACGCCGGACGAAGCGATCAAGATGCTCGACCAGAATGGCGGGGGAGCACAGATTGCCTCCGGCGGCGCGGCGTCTGCACGGGCCGCGCCCTCCGCGCCGGTATCTTCAATGTCAGCTCCGCCGATGCGGACGCCGGCCTCGCCCCGCTCGGGCGCGGAAGCCTCCGCTCGCCCGCAAATGGCACCGTCGGCGCAACCGGACTCCGCGCCCGTGCTGCGGATCACGACCTTCCCGCAACTGGTGGCGCTTGCCGGCGAGAAGCGCGATATCCTGACCAAGACGGCGCTGGAGGCCGATATGCGCCTGATCCGCTTCGAGGACGGGCGCCTGGAAGTGGCGCTGGAACGCGTCGCGGCGCGGGGGCTGGTCAACGACCTCTCCCGCAAGCTCGAACTATGGACCGGGCGGCGCTGGACCGTGATCGTCTCCAACGAGGCCGGCCAGCCGACACTGCGCTCGCAAAATGAGCAGGCGAGGAACGAGCACGCCCGGGCCGCCGAGGCTGACCCGCGCGTCCAGGAGGTGCTGGCGCGATTTCCCGGCGCCAAGGTGATTGAAGTGCGCCGGCTTGCCGCCGAGCCGCCGGAATCCAATATTATCGCTGACGACGTGAACGAGACTTCCGACGGCGACGACTGATCGGACTCTCGAGAGGACGGACGAAATGGCTGATTTTCTCGGCATGATGAAGCAGGCCGCGCAACTGCAATCCAAGATGCAGGCGATGCAGGAAGAGCTCGGCAATCTCGAGGTCGAGGGCATCTCCGGCGGCGGACTGGTCGCCGTGCGCATGACCGCGAAGATGGAAGTGAAGGGCGTCAGGATCGATCCCTCGCTGATGAAGGCCGAGGAGCGCGAAGTGCTCGAGGACCTCCTGGTGACCGCGCATGGCGACGCGCGGCGCAAAGCGGAAACCGCGGCGATGGAAAAGATGCAGACACTGACCGGCGGCCTCGGCCTGCCGCCCGGACTCGGTCTGACCTGAAATGGCCGCCAGCGTTGCCGGACCTGAAATCGAACGCCTGATCCAGCTCCTGGCGCGGCTGCCGGGGCTTGGCCCGCGCTCGGCGCGGCGCGCGGCGCTGCACCTGATCAAGAAGCGTGAAGCCCTGATGACGCCGCTCGCTGGCGCGTTGCAGGTCGCGATTGACCGGATCCAGGTCTGCAAGACCTGCGGCAATATCGACACGCAAAATCCCTGCACGGTATGCACCGATCCGCGGCGCGATCCTTCGACCATCGTCGTGGTCGCCGATGTCGCCGATCTCTGGGCGCTGGAACGGGCGAATGCGACCAACGGCCGCTACCACGTGCTCGGCGCCACATTGTCGCCGCTCGACGGTGTCGGCCCGCAGGATCTGACCATCGATGCGCTGGTAGCGCGTGCGCACGAATCACAAGTCAGCGAAATCGTTCTGGCGCTCAACGCAACGGTTGATGGCCAGACCACCGCGCACTACATCACCGATCTTCTTCAGGACGCCAACGTCAAGGTCACCCGGCTCGCGCATGGCGTGCCTGTCGGCGGCGAGCTTGATTATCTCGACGAAGGTACGCTATCGGCTGCCATGCGGCAGCGAACGCTGTTCTAACCCCACAGACGGAACTGATCGATATGACGAAACCACGATTCGGCAGACGCTCCCGCTTTGCGCTCATCATGGCGGCGGCGCTGATCGCGCCTTCCGCATGGGCACAACAGGGCGAGCCGGCGCCGAAGCCCGGCAAGCCGATCAATGCCGGGGACGTGCTGTCAGGCGAACTCAACGCCATGAAGGGCGGCAAGAGGAGCAAGCGCGCCGCGACCTACCAGATCACCAGCGAACCGCGCCGCCTGCCGCCGCCGAACGGGCTGTGCAATCTCGAAACCGGGCCCGAGACATTCCAGCTCGTCACCACCAGCGACGCCCAGGCCGCGCAACTGAAGAATTTCATCGGCAAGGAAATTTCCGTGAAGGTCGACGAAGTCGCCTGCGCACAGGATGCCGGGCAGATGAGCGAAGCCGTCATCACCAAGTGGAGCGTGGTGACGAAGCACTGACGTAGTCACAATATAGGTGTCTTCGCCCGGCTCGACCGGGCGATCCAGTACGCCGCGGCCCATCGGCTCTATCGCGACTGCTCTGGAATACTGGATCCCCGCCTTCGCGGGGATGACAATGGAGCCTAAACCTTCACCGGCCCCACGGCCTCGAAATGCCCGCGCCGCTGCAGCCAGGCCAGCAGGATCAGGCTGGGCACCGCCACCACGACCGAGATCACGAAGAACAGCGGCCAGCCCGTCGTCTCCGCCACAAAGCCCGCGCCTGAGGACAAATAGGTGCGCCCCACAGCGGCCAGCGCGGTGAGCAGTGCGTATTGGGTCGCGGTGTGCAGCGGATTCTGGCACAGCGCCGAGAGATAGGCGACGAAGATCACGGTACCGATCGCGCCGGTGAAGTTTTCCGCGGAAATGGCGGCGGCCAGCGCCCATTGATTGGTGCCAACAAAGGCGAGCCATGCAAACACCAGGTTGGAGATCGCCTGCAGCACACCGCCGATCCAGAGGCTTGCGACCAGCGAATAGCGCCGCGCCACATAGCCGCCGGCAAAGCCGCCGATCAGGGTCGCGGCGAGGCCGACGCCCTTGACGATGGCGGCGTAGTCGTTGCGCGTGAAGCCGAGGTCGATCACGAACGGCGCGGTCATGGTGCCGGAAAACGCGTCGGTGAGCTTGAACAGAACCACGAAGGCGAGCGCCACCCAGGCATGCTTGCGCGACAGAAATTCGGAGAACGCCCCCGTGGCCGCATGCATGACGCGGGTGAGAGCCGTTTCGTCGCGGGTCGCTTCTTCCGCGCGCACCGATTGCCCGGGTTCGGTGGCGGCGAGCGCCGTGAGGGCGCCGATCAGCACCAGCGCGGCCATGACGACATAGCCCCACATCCACGCCGAGCTACGCCCGATGCCGGTGCTCTCGAACGCCGTCACGATAAACAGCACGCCGGCGGTCGACACCAGCATGCCTATCCGGTAGGCCGCGACATATGAGGCCATGCCGGCGGCCTGTTCGCTCTCGGGCAGACTTTCGACGCGAAACGCATCGACCACGATGTCCTGGGTGGAGGACATCGTCGCGACCAGAAGCGCGCCAAGCGCCACGAACAGCGGCGAACGCGCAGGGTCCGTCAATGCCAGCAGCAGGATCGCGCCGATCAGGAGCAGTTGCGAGAACACCAGCCAGCCGCGGCGGCGGCCAAAGGCGCGGGTGAAGACCGGCACATGCAGCGCATCGACCAGCGGCGCCCAGATGAATTTCAGTGTGTAGGGCGTGCCGACCAGCGCAAACAGCCCGATGGTGCCGAGATCGACGCCGGATTCGCGCATCCACACCAGGAGCGTCGACCCCGACAGCGCCAGCGGCAGGCCAGACGAA encodes the following:
- the nudC gene encoding NAD(+) diphosphatase; translation: MSAFDKYPLGKPAFVTNILDRAAHLRGNDEKLFAMESQRNAGAYVIYRDSLLVRQEADGPRVLLGVEEAVKLGANPGTIFLGLRDNAPIFGMGISAAAVEKLIGRDDVAVTELRGMAMQGAVPLEQLSAIAMAKSMVTWHQRHGYCANCGTRTAMKEGGWKRECPSCKAEHFPRTDPVVIMLVTHGDRCLLGRQKQFMSGMWSCLAGFVEAAETIEDAVCREIFEESGIRCTDVNYYMTQPWPYPSSLMIGCSARALNEDIVVDRVELEDARWFSRDEVALMHRREHPDGLFAAHPFAIAHHLIGRWVHGGNETRA
- a CDS encoding HIT domain-containing protein; this encodes MPSDAWTLHSQLKKDTIDIGDLPLCKVLVIKDAHYPWLLLVPRRASAVEIIDLDDVAQAQLMTEISRVSRALKEVTKCDKLNVAALGNLVPQLHVHVIARRTSDAAWPRPVWGVMPPLAHDAEEVQNFINALRRKIWLG
- a CDS encoding DNA polymerase III subunit gamma/tau produces the protein MSDAGAPPDKSDGAGQGGFALGGGEAAKPYRVLARKYRPSSFDDLIGQEAMVRTVSNAFETGRIPQAWILTGVRGVGKTTTARILARALNYEKPDGSVRGPTIHMPDLGVHCQAIMESRHMDVLEMDAASHTGVDDVRQINDSVRYAPASARYKVYIIDEVHMLSTAAFNAFLKTLEEPPEHAKFVFATTEIRKVPVTVLSRCQRFDLRRVEADVLMGHLSNIATKEGVEVEPETLGIIARAAEGSVRDSLSLFDQAIAHAAGTVRADAVRQMLGLADRTRVIDLFEHLARGDIASAFGEFRSQYDVGADPVVVLSDLAEFVNFVTRVKIVPATADNVAFGETERVRAREFAAKLSMRVLSRMWQMLLKGITEVQTATRPAAAAEMVLVRIAYVADLPTPDEAIKMLDQNGGGAQIASGGAASARAAPSAPVSSMSAPPMRTPASPRSGAEASARPQMAPSAQPDSAPVLRITTFPQLVALAGEKRDILTKTALEADMRLIRFEDGRLEVALERVAARGLVNDLSRKLELWTGRRWTVIVSNEAGQPTLRSQNEQARNEHARAAEADPRVQEVLARFPGAKVIEVRRLAAEPPESNIIADDVNETSDGDD
- a CDS encoding YbaB/EbfC family nucleoid-associated protein, whose translation is MADFLGMMKQAAQLQSKMQAMQEELGNLEVEGISGGGLVAVRMTAKMEVKGVRIDPSLMKAEEREVLEDLLVTAHGDARRKAETAAMEKMQTLTGGLGLPPGLGLT
- the recR gene encoding recombination mediator RecR, which codes for MAASVAGPEIERLIQLLARLPGLGPRSARRAALHLIKKREALMTPLAGALQVAIDRIQVCKTCGNIDTQNPCTVCTDPRRDPSTIVVVADVADLWALERANATNGRYHVLGATLSPLDGVGPQDLTIDALVARAHESQVSEIVLALNATVDGQTTAHYITDLLQDANVKVTRLAHGVPVGGELDYLDEGTLSAAMRQRTLF
- a CDS encoding AmpG family muropeptide MFS transporter, whose protein sequence is MTAPEAASPTSAAPAPTWREAWAVYLQPRVLIVLMLGFSSGLPLALSGSTLLVWMRESGVDLGTIGLFALVGTPYTLKFIWAPLVDALHVPVFTRAFGRRRGWLVFSQLLLIGAILLLALTDPARSPLFVALGALLVATMSSTQDIVVDAFRVESLPESEQAAGMASYVAAYRIGMLVSTAGVLFIVTAFESTGIGRSSAWMWGYVVMAALVLIGALTALAATEPGQSVRAEEATRDETALTRVMHAATGAFSEFLSRKHAWVALAFVVLFKLTDAFSGTMTAPFVIDLGFTRNDYAAIVKGVGLAATLIGGFAGGYVARRYSLVASLWIGGVLQAISNLVFAWLAFVGTNQWALAAAISAENFTGAIGTVIFVAYLSALCQNPLHTATQYALLTALAAVGRTYLSSGAGFVAETTGWPLFFVISVVVAVPSLILLAWLQRRGHFEAVGPVKV